A stretch of DNA from bacterium (Candidatus Blackallbacteria) CG13_big_fil_rev_8_21_14_2_50_49_14:
AAGACAATGACCTGGTCAAGGTATTGGCCGATCCCGCTTCTGATCGGATCTTGGCTGCAGCAGAGGATTTGGGTTTTCAGCACGCAGGGGACAGTGGCCAATGCTTTCAAATGGAAAATCCCTATGGTGCGCCTTTTATTCAGAGTTTTGTTTTCCAAGGCACGGGTCGTTTGGGGGGATTGGTTGAAGAACTTGAAATTCTCTTGGCGGCTGATGCCGAACAAGCAGAAGCGATGGTTGTGATTGATAAACGCAACCGAGGCTTTGGGGGCTGGGTTGCCGATTCCATGGGGCAAGATAAGCGCCAACTGACCTTTAATCTGGGGCATGATCAGGAATTTACGCCTGAGGATCTTGAAGGTATTATCCGAGAAGCGGTGGGAATGTAAAGACTGAGATGTCAAAATTAAACAAATCTGAACAGGAATGGCAATCGGAACTGACGCCAGAGCAATACCGGGTCTTGCGTCAGAAAGGGACTGAGCGTCCTTTTACGGGTGAATACTGGGATTTTACACAGTCAGGAACCTACCACTGCCGGGGCTGCGGAGAACCCTTGTTTGAGTCTCAAACCAAGTTTGACGCAGGTTGTGGCTGGCCCAGTTTTTTTCAACCTTTGCAATCTGAAGCGATTGAGGAAGAACGTGATACCAGCCATGGAATGCTAAGAACTGAAGTGCATTGTGCCAAATGCAATGGGCATTTGGGGCATGTCTTTGAAGATGGCCCCCAACCCACTGGTTTGCGCTACTGCATCAATTCGGTCTCGATTCAATTCCAGTCAGAAGCGAACCAAGCCTAGTCATAGGCTTTCTGTATCCGCTCCTTATGCTCTTTGCGTTTGGCTTTGCGGGCCTGACGGAATATCAGAGGTGGAACCAAAACCAGCAGTACAATGCCAATCAGAATCGCAATCTGCGTTTTTGAGATTTTGGTATCTAA
This window harbors:
- the msrB gene encoding peptide-methionine (R)-S-oxide reductase; the encoded protein is MSKLNKSEQEWQSELTPEQYRVLRQKGTERPFTGEYWDFTQSGTYHCRGCGEPLFESQTKFDAGCGWPSFFQPLQSEAIEEERDTSHGMLRTEVHCAKCNGHLGHVFEDGPQPTGLRYCINSVSIQFQSEANQA